Proteins encoded within one genomic window of Actinoplanes octamycinicus:
- a CDS encoding YihY/virulence factor BrkB family protein: protein MRLRHRPEGHHDPDDKDVAATVPAADAGTKPSSGDDTADARRRGAEDFDLAAAGTTDVGHSPDPREIDAPGPDAGPDGPTDLRAKGIFAALKRTFKQFSEDNVSDWAAALTYYGVLSIFPGALVIVSVLGMLGPAGQRTVTDAVGEIAPNPQLQELVNTVLSQVKGTGSAGLAAVIGLLVAFWSASGYIAAFMRASNAIYDVPEGRPIWKTLPIRVGVTAVVGVMLIASAAIVVFTGDLARVVGEKIGLGGVAVTTWNIAKWPVLVILVSLMFAILYWASPNAKTGGFRWVSPGGIFAVLLWVAASAGFAVYLANFANYNKTYGTLGGVIAFLVWLWISNMAIMLGAELDAELERGRAIAAGHPADEEPFLELRDTRKLKKGSDHGLSQG, encoded by the coding sequence ATGAGACTCCGACACCGCCCGGAAGGGCACCACGATCCCGACGACAAGGACGTCGCGGCGACCGTCCCGGCCGCCGACGCCGGGACGAAGCCGTCATCCGGTGACGACACCGCGGACGCGCGCCGCCGCGGCGCCGAGGACTTCGATCTGGCCGCCGCCGGGACCACCGACGTCGGCCACTCCCCCGACCCCCGCGAGATCGACGCGCCCGGACCGGACGCCGGGCCGGACGGGCCCACCGATCTGCGGGCGAAGGGCATCTTCGCCGCGCTGAAGCGGACCTTCAAGCAGTTCTCCGAGGACAACGTCTCGGACTGGGCCGCGGCGCTCACCTACTACGGCGTCCTGTCGATCTTCCCGGGCGCGCTGGTGATCGTCTCGGTGCTCGGCATGCTCGGCCCGGCCGGGCAGCGCACCGTCACCGACGCGGTCGGCGAGATCGCCCCGAACCCTCAGCTCCAGGAGCTGGTCAACACGGTGCTGAGCCAGGTGAAGGGCACCGGCAGCGCCGGGCTCGCCGCGGTCATCGGTCTGCTCGTCGCGTTCTGGTCGGCCTCCGGGTACATCGCCGCCTTCATGCGCGCGTCCAACGCGATCTACGACGTGCCGGAGGGCCGGCCGATCTGGAAGACCCTGCCGATCCGGGTCGGGGTCACCGCGGTGGTCGGCGTGATGCTGATCGCCTCGGCCGCGATCGTGGTGTTCACCGGTGACCTGGCCCGGGTGGTCGGCGAGAAGATCGGCCTCGGCGGGGTGGCCGTGACCACCTGGAACATCGCCAAGTGGCCGGTGCTGGTGATCCTGGTCAGCCTGATGTTCGCGATCCTCTACTGGGCCTCGCCGAACGCCAAGACCGGCGGTTTCCGCTGGGTCAGCCCGGGCGGGATCTTCGCGGTGCTGCTCTGGGTGGCCGCGTCCGCCGGCTTCGCGGTCTACCTGGCCAACTTCGCCAACTACAACAAGACCTACGGCACGCTGGGCGGGGTGATCGCCTTCCTGGTCTGGCTCTGGATCTCCAACATGGCGATCATGCTGGGCGCCGAGCTGGACGCCGAGCTGGAGCGCGGGCGGGCGATCGCCGCCGGTCACCCGGCCGACGAGGAGCCGTTCCTGGAGCTGCGGGACACTCGCAAGCTGAAGAAGGGCTCCGATCACGGCCTCAGTCAAGGCTGA
- a CDS encoding VOC family protein, whose protein sequence is MPSQWEQVTVDAEDPARLGRWWAEALGFVIVDESADELEIRRTPDQLPGLLFLRNPDVKKGKNRLHLDLRPEDQEVEVERLVNMGARPVDIGQGDVPWVTLADPEGNEFCVLSDRRS, encoded by the coding sequence ATGCCCAGTCAGTGGGAGCAGGTCACGGTGGACGCGGAGGACCCTGCCCGGCTGGGCCGCTGGTGGGCGGAGGCGCTCGGCTTCGTGATCGTCGACGAGTCCGCCGACGAGCTGGAGATCCGGCGTACCCCGGACCAGCTGCCCGGCCTGCTCTTCCTGCGCAACCCGGACGTGAAGAAGGGGAAGAACCGGCTGCACCTGGACCTGCGCCCGGAGGACCAGGAGGTCGAGGTGGAGCGGCTGGTCAACATGGGCGCCCGGCCGGTCGACATCGGTCAGGGTGACGTCCCGTGGGTGACGCTGGCCGACCCGGAGGGCAACGAGTTCTGCGTGCTCTCCGACCGCCGGAGCTAG
- the dnaG gene encoding DNA primase, which produces MYAVAGRVKDEDIALVRDRTSIADVIGETVTLRSAGGGNLKGLCPFHDEKSPSFNVAPARGVYYCFGCGQGGDAIKFLMDAEHLSFIESVERLASKAGIQLRYDTDGAAPAGPRPQAGQRQRLIAAHASAVEFYRDQLGSPGARKAREFLAERGFGRDSAEKYGCGFAPDSWDALSKHLRLQGFTADELITAGLSKTARSGSLIDRFRRRLLWPIRDLSGDVIGFGARKLFDDDDGPKYLNTPETPIYKKSHVLYGIDHAKREIAKRGRAVIVEGYTDVMACHEAGEPTAVATCGTAFGIDHIGVLRRLLMDSDSFTGEIIYTFDGDAAGQKAALRAFEEDQRFVGRTFIAVSPDNMDPCELRLARGDLAVRDMIAGREPLVDFALRHTISRFDLDTVEGRVEAMRRAAPLVAKIKDREKRPEYARKLAGDLGMDLEPVQRAVNNALRGDAAAEQQAAPRPAAHSPQRLVERDALKLALQEPVLAGPMFDVVGPDNYGDPVLRAVREAIEAAGGAGSAVSGVVWIEKVRNACTDLAGQVAVGELSVEPLLIDGVPDPHYVQVTLAKLQLPRVTQVIRDRKSKLQRLNPVTSKDQYLALAGELFSLEQQARALREQAAGGM; this is translated from the coding sequence ATGTATGCCGTGGCGGGCAGGGTGAAGGACGAGGACATCGCGCTGGTCCGCGACCGGACGTCGATCGCCGACGTGATCGGCGAGACGGTGACCCTGCGCTCGGCCGGCGGCGGCAACCTGAAGGGTCTGTGCCCCTTCCACGACGAGAAGAGCCCGTCGTTCAACGTGGCCCCGGCGCGCGGGGTCTACTACTGCTTCGGCTGCGGCCAGGGCGGCGACGCGATCAAGTTCCTGATGGACGCCGAGCACCTGTCGTTCATCGAGTCGGTGGAGCGGCTGGCCAGCAAGGCCGGCATCCAGCTGCGGTACGACACCGACGGCGCCGCCCCGGCCGGCCCGCGCCCGCAGGCCGGGCAGCGGCAGCGGCTGATCGCCGCGCACGCCTCGGCCGTCGAGTTCTACCGTGACCAGCTCGGCTCGCCCGGCGCGCGGAAGGCGCGGGAGTTCCTCGCCGAGCGTGGCTTCGGCCGGGACTCGGCGGAGAAGTACGGCTGCGGCTTCGCCCCGGACTCCTGGGACGCGCTCAGCAAGCACCTGCGCCTGCAGGGTTTCACCGCCGACGAGCTGATCACCGCCGGGCTCTCCAAGACGGCCCGGTCCGGCTCGCTGATCGACCGGTTCCGCCGCCGGCTGCTCTGGCCGATCCGGGACCTGAGCGGCGACGTGATCGGCTTCGGCGCGCGCAAGCTGTTCGACGACGACGACGGCCCGAAATACCTGAACACCCCCGAGACGCCGATCTACAAGAAATCGCACGTGCTCTACGGCATCGACCACGCCAAGCGGGAGATCGCCAAGCGCGGCCGGGCGGTGATCGTCGAGGGCTACACCGACGTGATGGCCTGCCACGAGGCCGGCGAGCCGACCGCGGTGGCCACCTGCGGCACGGCGTTCGGCATCGACCACATCGGGGTGCTGCGCCGGCTGCTGATGGACAGCGACAGCTTCACCGGCGAGATCATCTACACCTTCGACGGCGACGCCGCCGGGCAGAAGGCGGCGCTCCGCGCGTTCGAGGAGGACCAGCGGTTCGTCGGGCGCACCTTCATCGCGGTCAGCCCGGACAACATGGACCCGTGCGAGCTGCGCCTGGCCCGCGGCGACCTGGCGGTCCGCGACATGATCGCCGGCCGCGAGCCGCTGGTCGACTTCGCGCTGCGGCACACCATCTCGCGCTTCGACCTGGACACGGTGGAGGGCCGGGTGGAGGCGATGCGCCGCGCCGCGCCGCTGGTCGCCAAGATCAAGGACCGGGAGAAAAGGCCGGAGTACGCCCGGAAGCTGGCCGGCGACCTCGGCATGGACCTGGAGCCGGTGCAGCGCGCGGTGAACAACGCGCTGCGCGGTGACGCCGCGGCCGAGCAGCAGGCCGCGCCCCGCCCGGCCGCCCACTCGCCGCAGCGGCTGGTCGAGCGGGACGCGCTCAAGCTGGCGCTGCAGGAGCCGGTGCTGGCCGGCCCGATGTTCGACGTGGTCGGCCCGGACAACTACGGCGACCCGGTGCTGCGCGCGGTCCGCGAGGCGATCGAGGCGGCCGGCGGGGCCGGGTCCGCGGTCAGCGGCGTGGTCTGGATCGAGAAGGTGCGCAACGCCTGCACCGACCTGGCCGGCCAGGTGGCGGTCGGTGAGCTGTCCGTCGAGCCGCTGCTGATCGACGGCGTGCCCGACCCGCACTACGTGCAGGTCACCCTGGCCAAACTGCAACTGCCGCGGGTCACCCAGGTGATCCGCGACCGGAAATCGAAACTGCAACGGCTCAACCCGGTCACCAGCAAGGACCAGTATCTGGCGCTGGCCGGGGAGCTCTTCTCGCTGGAACAGCAGGCGCGCGCCCTGCGTGAACAGGCAGCAGGTGGGATGTGA
- a CDS encoding deoxyguanosinetriphosphate triphosphohydrolase, translating to MTAADAQRWASEPAKDSGYGRTPYQRDRARVLHSAGFRRLAAKTQVHTAGVDDFLRTRLTHSLEVAQISREMGARLGCDPDVVDVAGLAHDIGHPPFGHNGESALDQVASACGGFEGNAQTLRVLTRLEAKVPGAGLNLTRASLDACAKYPWFRRPGTRKFGVYADDEPVFRWLRDGRGDDRRCLEAQVMDWADDVAYSVHDVEDGVHGGYLDLGPLLHDPAERAELCADVAATYSDESADQLGDALDQLLADPAVAAVGDYDGSYAAQITLKRMTSVLTGRFVSSAVGATHSQYGTDPMRRYDADLVVPRTVRNQCALLKGMAFRYVMRSRAAEQWYAQQRTILVELVAALGRTPEKLDPLFRPQHAAAGSDTEALRVIVDQVASLTDHAAVAWHRDLC from the coding sequence ATGACGGCCGCCGACGCCCAGCGCTGGGCCTCCGAGCCCGCCAAGGACAGCGGTTACGGGCGCACGCCCTACCAGCGCGACCGCGCCCGGGTGCTGCACTCGGCCGGCTTCCGCCGGCTGGCGGCCAAGACGCAGGTGCACACCGCGGGCGTCGACGACTTCTTGCGTACGAGGCTGACGCACTCCCTGGAGGTCGCCCAGATCTCCCGCGAGATGGGCGCCCGGCTCGGCTGCGACCCGGACGTGGTGGACGTCGCCGGCCTGGCCCACGACATCGGCCACCCGCCGTTCGGGCACAACGGCGAGTCCGCCCTGGACCAGGTCGCGAGCGCGTGCGGCGGCTTCGAGGGCAACGCGCAGACCCTGCGGGTGCTCACCCGGCTGGAGGCCAAGGTGCCCGGCGCCGGCCTCAACCTGACCCGGGCCTCGCTGGACGCCTGCGCGAAGTACCCGTGGTTCCGCCGGCCGGGCACCCGCAAGTTCGGCGTCTACGCCGACGACGAGCCGGTCTTCCGCTGGCTGCGCGACGGCCGCGGGGACGACCGCCGCTGCCTGGAGGCCCAGGTGATGGACTGGGCCGACGACGTGGCCTACTCGGTGCACGACGTCGAGGACGGGGTGCACGGCGGCTACCTCGACCTGGGCCCGCTGCTGCACGACCCGGCCGAGCGCGCCGAGCTCTGCGCCGACGTGGCCGCCACCTACTCCGACGAGAGCGCGGACCAGCTCGGCGACGCCCTCGACCAGTTGCTCGCCGACCCGGCGGTGGCCGCGGTCGGCGACTACGACGGCTCGTACGCCGCCCAGATCACCCTGAAGCGGATGACCAGCGTGCTGACCGGCCGATTCGTCTCGTCCGCGGTCGGCGCCACGCACAGCCAGTACGGCACCGACCCGATGCGCCGCTACGACGCCGACCTGGTCGTCCCGCGCACGGTGCGCAACCAGTGCGCGCTGCTCAAGGGGATGGCGTTCCGCTACGTGATGCGCAGCCGGGCCGCCGAGCAGTGGTACGCGCAGCAGCGGACCATCCTGGTCGAGCTGGTGGCGGCGCTCGGTCGTACCCCGGAGAAGTTGGATCCGCTCTTCCGGCCGCAGCACGCGGCCGCCGGGTCGGACACCGAAGCCCTCCGGGTGATCGTCGATCAGGTGGCGTCGCTCACCGACCACGCGGCCGTGGCCTGGCACCGCGACCTCTGCTGA
- a CDS encoding ABC transporter permease encodes MTAAAYVLEYHLVNYKRTWRSSALSTLVLPLLTMLGFGLGVGGYVQTDIDGAAYLDWIVPGLIAMSAAQTALGEATWPVLSSFEWMKTYFAQAAAPLRVADILGGHLAFMLFRVLISSTAFTLVAACFGTMHSAAVVAVLPVAVLVGLAAATPVMAYTASIRSDSYLAILFRFAVLPMSLFSGVFFPIESLPTLLRWVAYALPLWHGVDLTRAATLGVNPGTAGLWHVLYLLSWCLAGWFLAHWRFQRRLVI; translated from the coding sequence ATGACCGCTGCGGCTTACGTGCTGGAGTATCACCTCGTCAACTACAAGCGGACCTGGCGGTCCAGCGCGCTTTCCACGCTGGTGCTGCCGCTGCTCACCATGCTCGGCTTCGGCCTGGGCGTCGGCGGCTACGTGCAGACCGACATCGACGGCGCGGCCTACCTCGACTGGATCGTGCCGGGCCTGATAGCCATGAGCGCGGCGCAGACGGCGCTCGGCGAGGCCACCTGGCCGGTGCTGAGCAGCTTCGAGTGGATGAAAACGTATTTCGCCCAGGCCGCCGCGCCGCTGCGGGTCGCCGACATCCTCGGCGGGCACCTGGCCTTCATGCTGTTCCGGGTGCTGATCAGCAGCACCGCGTTCACACTGGTCGCGGCCTGCTTCGGCACCATGCACTCGGCCGCCGTGGTGGCCGTGCTGCCGGTGGCCGTGCTGGTCGGCCTCGCCGCCGCGACCCCGGTGATGGCGTACACCGCGAGCATCCGCAGCGACAGCTATCTGGCCATCCTGTTCCGGTTCGCGGTGCTGCCGATGTCGCTGTTCTCCGGGGTGTTCTTCCCGATCGAGTCGCTGCCGACGCTGCTGCGCTGGGTGGCCTACGCTCTGCCCCTCTGGCACGGCGTCGACCTGACCCGCGCCGCCACCCTCGGGGTGAACCCCGGGACAGCCGGCCTGTGGCATGTGCTCTACCTGCTGAGCTGGTGCCTGGCGGGCTGGTTCCTGGCGCACTGGCGGTTCCAGCGACGGCTGGTGATCTGA
- a CDS encoding DUF4388 domain-containing protein has translation MAPTKTAAPGDLLTRIADERQTGALVVGGHPGGAVYVFEGRVIYAESPAAPGVGELLTSSGRLAGRTWQNALDLATSSARVGRLLVEQGHLTQGELELCVLGATYDAAYFVLATGAAPVDFLPSATHWLGPVVHIDAAAVQREVLRRVKLLDDIFPNPRIDTAPVSPVSRPPRERVTVTAMQWELLIHADGQRTPADLALLLGRAGYATIQELRRLAALGLIELPATRASETTDFVRIPQHRGDAAPVARPDPPPAVPVVAGPPPALPPPAPPPGEGNTGPNRLPRLARRKPGAKLPKELAVENPPVHQGTDEVLLKRIRTALRALR, from the coding sequence GTGGCCCCCACGAAGACCGCCGCCCCCGGTGATCTGCTCACGCGGATCGCCGACGAGCGGCAGACCGGAGCGCTGGTGGTGGGTGGCCATCCCGGCGGCGCGGTCTACGTCTTCGAGGGACGGGTGATCTACGCCGAGTCACCGGCCGCGCCGGGGGTCGGCGAGCTGCTCACCTCGTCCGGCCGGCTGGCCGGGCGCACCTGGCAGAACGCGCTGGACCTGGCCACCTCCTCGGCCCGGGTCGGCCGGCTGCTGGTCGAGCAGGGTCATCTCACCCAGGGGGAGCTGGAGCTGTGCGTGCTCGGCGCGACCTACGACGCGGCGTACTTCGTGCTGGCCACCGGCGCCGCGCCGGTGGACTTCCTGCCGTCGGCCACCCACTGGCTGGGGCCGGTGGTGCACATCGACGCGGCCGCGGTGCAGCGGGAGGTACTCCGGCGGGTCAAGCTGCTCGACGACATCTTCCCGAACCCGCGGATCGACACGGCGCCGGTCAGCCCGGTGTCCCGGCCGCCGCGGGAGCGGGTCACCGTCACCGCGATGCAGTGGGAGCTGCTGATCCACGCGGACGGCCAGCGCACCCCGGCCGACCTGGCGCTGCTGCTCGGCCGGGCGGGCTACGCGACCATCCAGGAGCTGCGCCGGCTCGCCGCCCTGGGCCTGATCGAGTTGCCCGCGACCCGGGCCTCGGAGACCACGGACTTCGTCCGGATCCCGCAGCACCGGGGCGACGCCGCGCCGGTGGCCCGGCCCGACCCACCCCCGGCCGTACCCGTGGTGGCGGGCCCGCCACCTGCCCTTCCGCCCCCTGCGCCACCTCCCGGGGAGGGGAACACCGGGCCGAACCGGTTGCCCCGGCTGGCCCGGCGCAAACCCGGGGCGAAGCTGCCCAAGGAACTCGCCGTCGAGAACCCGCCGGTGCATCAGGGCACCGACGAAGTCCTGCTCAAACGCATACGCACCGCACTGAGGGCACTGCGGTGA
- a CDS encoding ABC transporter permease, which yields MLTLVLPKLVSFEGSAGRSVRVTERNLSALKSAYWVVFASGLVEPVLYLFSIGVGVGALIGDIALPSGRSVSYTEFIAPAMLAASAMSGALTETTFNFFGKMKFMRLYDGMLATPIRPFEIAIGELIWAMARGSIYSVAFLAIMVAMDLTTPLRALAAFPATVLVGFAFGALGMTTATLIRSWQDFDLIGAGQFALFLFSGTFVPAESYPAALRWLVELSPLYRSVDLIRGISLGAVGWIQVVDVLYLLALLAVGLVVSGRRMGRLLCK from the coding sequence GTGCTGACCCTGGTCCTGCCGAAACTGGTGTCGTTCGAGGGTAGCGCCGGCCGGTCGGTGCGGGTCACCGAGCGCAACCTGAGCGCGCTGAAATCGGCTTACTGGGTGGTGTTCGCCAGCGGCCTGGTCGAGCCGGTGCTCTACCTGTTCTCCATCGGGGTCGGGGTGGGCGCGCTGATCGGTGACATCGCGCTGCCCAGCGGCCGGTCTGTGAGCTACACCGAGTTCATCGCCCCGGCCATGCTGGCCGCCTCGGCGATGAGCGGAGCGCTCACCGAGACCACCTTCAACTTCTTCGGCAAGATGAAGTTCATGCGGCTGTACGACGGCATGCTCGCCACGCCGATCCGGCCGTTCGAGATCGCCATCGGGGAGCTGATCTGGGCGATGGCCCGGGGCAGCATCTACTCGGTGGCGTTCCTGGCGATCATGGTCGCGATGGACCTGACCACGCCGTTGCGGGCGCTCGCCGCGTTCCCGGCCACGGTGCTGGTCGGGTTCGCCTTCGGGGCGCTCGGGATGACCACGGCCACGCTGATCCGCAGCTGGCAGGATTTCGACCTGATCGGGGCCGGGCAGTTCGCGCTGTTCCTGTTCTCCGGCACGTTCGTCCCGGCCGAGTCCTATCCGGCGGCGCTGCGCTGGCTGGTCGAGCTCTCCCCGCTGTACCGGTCGGTCGACCTGATCCGCGGGATCAGCCTGGGCGCGGTCGGCTGGATCCAGGTGGTCGACGTGCTCTACCTGCTGGCGCTGCTCGCGGTCGGCCTGGTCGTCTCCGGGCGCCGGATGGGCCGGTTGCTCTGCAAGTGA
- a CDS encoding methyl-accepting chemotaxis protein, which produces MESVSLTIVGRLLVMGAAGLLSVGLVTGFAVRNAGDQSAANAEIAAVSEAMSDQWNADMMHDALRADVLAALYATSAEMRDTLAVGEVAEHGQTMLRMYDEAAKLAPDGLKADYAEYRPSVVGYTETAAGLVATAATDHPGAVRQLPGFLTVYSDLEDKLGSLDERMYAEVKEAAARGAEASSSSNRFIVLAALLAALITTAACALTVRAVRRPLRGMLDSLRALAQRDLTVRAPVLNRDELGAMAVALNEATGALQSTVSATADRVDVLTQASAELQQLAGTLDRSAEETSAQARNADSSAGDVSGSVTDMLTATEQLSASIREIAKQTSSAAATTSEATTSATRTAEAVARLSEGSREVGAIVQMITNIAEQTNLLALNATIEAARAGEAGKGFAVVATEVKDLAQETAQATAEITAKISAIQEMTTGTADAIQAIAEVIGRIDDGQRTIAAAVEEQSATTDELARNVGAVSAAAGQISGTVSHITRSSANTAEGANTTRHSAELVSGAATEIRTLIGEFRY; this is translated from the coding sequence GTGGAGTCCGTTTCCCTCACCATCGTCGGTCGTCTCCTGGTCATGGGCGCCGCCGGGCTCCTCTCGGTCGGGCTGGTCACCGGCTTCGCGGTGCGCAACGCCGGCGACCAGTCGGCGGCCAACGCGGAGATCGCCGCGGTCAGCGAGGCGATGAGCGACCAGTGGAACGCGGACATGATGCACGACGCGCTGCGCGCCGACGTGCTGGCGGCGCTCTACGCGACCAGCGCGGAGATGCGGGACACGCTGGCCGTCGGCGAGGTCGCCGAGCACGGGCAGACGATGCTGCGGATGTACGACGAGGCGGCGAAGCTGGCCCCGGACGGCCTCAAGGCCGACTACGCCGAGTACCGCCCGTCGGTGGTCGGCTACACCGAGACGGCCGCCGGCCTGGTGGCGACCGCGGCCACCGATCACCCGGGCGCGGTCCGGCAGCTGCCCGGTTTCCTGACCGTCTACTCGGACCTGGAGGACAAGCTCGGCTCCCTGGACGAGCGGATGTACGCCGAGGTCAAGGAGGCCGCCGCGCGCGGCGCGGAGGCGTCCTCGTCGAGCAACCGGTTCATCGTGCTGGCCGCGCTGCTGGCCGCCCTGATCACCACGGCCGCCTGCGCGCTGACCGTGCGCGCGGTCCGCCGGCCGCTGCGCGGGATGCTGGACTCGCTGCGCGCGCTGGCCCAGCGGGACCTGACCGTCCGCGCCCCGGTGCTGAACCGCGACGAGCTGGGCGCGATGGCGGTCGCGCTGAACGAGGCGACCGGCGCGCTGCAGAGCACCGTCTCGGCCACCGCCGACCGGGTGGACGTGCTCACCCAGGCCAGCGCCGAGCTGCAGCAGCTGGCCGGCACGCTGGACCGGTCGGCGGAGGAGACCTCCGCCCAGGCGCGCAACGCGGACAGCTCGGCCGGCGACGTGTCCGGCTCGGTGACCGACATGCTGACCGCTACCGAGCAGTTGTCCGCGTCGATCCGGGAGATCGCCAAGCAGACCTCGTCCGCCGCGGCCACCACGAGCGAGGCGACCACCAGCGCGACCCGGACCGCGGAGGCGGTCGCCCGGCTCAGCGAGGGCAGCCGGGAGGTGGGCGCGATCGTGCAGATGATCACGAACATCGCCGAGCAGACCAACCTGCTGGCGCTGAACGCGACCATCGAGGCGGCCCGGGCGGGCGAGGCCGGCAAGGGGTTCGCGGTGGTCGCCACCGAGGTCAAGGACCTGGCTCAGGAGACCGCGCAGGCGACCGCGGAGATCACCGCCAAGATCTCGGCGATCCAGGAGATGACCACCGGCACGGCCGACGCGATCCAGGCGATCGCCGAGGTGATCGGCCGGATCGACGACGGGCAGCGGACCATCGCGGCGGCGGTCGAGGAGCAGTCGGCCACCACCGACGAGCTGGCCCGCAACGTGGGCGCGGTGTCCGCGGCGGCCGGCCAGATCAGCGGCACCGTCTCGCACATCACCCGGTCCAGCGCGAACACCGCGGAGGGCGCGAACACCACCCGGCACTCGGCCGAGCTGGTCAGCGGCGCGGCCACCGAGATCCGCACGCTGATCGGCGAGTTCCGCTACTAG
- a CDS encoding ABC transporter ATP-binding protein, producing MSALIHARGLIKRFGDFTAVDGIDVDVQPGEAFGFLGPNGAGKSSTMRMIGCVSPPTAGVLRILDMDPLRDGPAIRARLGVCPQLDNLDVELSVRENLTTYARFFGIPRATARRRADELLEFVQLSERAGSKVEPLSGGMKRRLTIARALVNEPDLVLLDEPTTGLDPQARHLVWERLFRLKQQGVTLVLTTHYMDEAEQLCDRLVVMDGGRIVAEGSPRALIERHSTREVVELRFATEDQGTYAGKLAGIADRIEVLPDRVLLYVSGGDDALAEVHRRSLSPASALVRRSSLEDVFLHLTGRTLVD from the coding sequence GTGAGTGCCCTCATCCATGCCCGCGGATTGATCAAGAGGTTCGGCGACTTCACCGCCGTCGACGGCATCGACGTCGACGTGCAGCCCGGCGAGGCGTTCGGCTTCCTGGGGCCCAACGGCGCCGGCAAGAGCTCCACCATGCGGATGATCGGGTGCGTCTCCCCACCCACCGCCGGTGTGCTGCGCATCCTCGACATGGATCCGCTGCGGGACGGTCCGGCGATCCGCGCCCGCCTCGGCGTCTGCCCCCAGCTGGACAACCTGGATGTCGAGCTGTCCGTCCGGGAGAACCTGACGACCTACGCCCGGTTCTTCGGCATCCCGCGCGCCACCGCCCGCCGCCGGGCCGACGAGCTGCTCGAGTTCGTCCAGCTCAGTGAGCGCGCCGGGAGCAAGGTGGAGCCGCTGTCCGGCGGCATGAAACGCCGGCTGACGATCGCCCGCGCGCTGGTCAACGAGCCGGACCTGGTGCTGCTCGACGAGCCCACCACCGGCCTCGACCCGCAGGCCCGGCACCTGGTCTGGGAGCGCCTGTTCCGGCTCAAGCAGCAGGGCGTCACGCTGGTCCTGACCACGCACTACATGGACGAGGCCGAGCAGCTTTGCGACCGCCTGGTGGTGATGGACGGCGGCCGGATCGTGGCCGAGGGCTCGCCGCGCGCGCTGATCGAGCGGCACTCCACCCGCGAGGTGGTCGAGCTGCGCTTCGCCACCGAGGACCAGGGGACCTATGCCGGCAAGCTGGCCGGCATCGCCGACCGGATCGAGGTCCTCCCCGACCGGGTGTTGCTCTACGTCTCCGGCGGCGACGACGCCCTGGCCGAGGTGCACCGCCGCTCGCTGAGCCCGGCCTCCGCCCTGGTCCGTCGCTCCAGCCTGGAGGACGTCTTCCTGCACCTCACCGGCCGCACCCTGGTGGACTGA